The sequence CGGGCTACCGCAGGTGGAATAAGAAAATAGGTGGAATGACCCATCCCCTCTGGCAGGTATGATTCTCCCTCGCCTGTGTGGTCCCGTGGGCTCCTCGTGCAGTGGATGTCGTTTGAATGACAGAAGGGTATGTTCCCCGGGTTTCTTGTCGATCACACAGGAAAAAATGAGTGTTTCACAGGAACTTTTCCCCAGCTAGTTCCTGATTAGAAGGAATTTATAAAAGATTGCCGAATATATTAGCAGTGGACTCAGTCCAAACCATCGAGGAGGTCACTGACATGGAAGTATTAAAAGTTTCAGCAAAGTCCAACCCGAACTCCGTCGCTGGTGCGCTGGCCGGTGTCCTGCGTGAGCGTGGAAACGCCGAAATCCAAGCGATCGGAGCAGGCGCACTCAACCAATCCGTGAAGGCGGTTGCAATTGCGAGAGGGTTTGTAGCACCCAGTGGCATCGACTTGATCTGCATTCCGGCATTCACTGACATTATGATCGATGGGGAG is a genomic window of Desmospora profundinema containing:
- a CDS encoding stage V sporulation protein S; translation: MEVLKVSAKSNPNSVAGALAGVLRERGNAEIQAIGAGALNQSVKAVAIARGFVAPSGIDLICIPAFTDIMIDGEERTAIKLIVEPR